The Sphingosinicellaceae bacterium genome includes the window CCAGCCTGGCCCTCGGACCGGGTCACCGGCGGCACCGTCGTTCGAGTTGCGCCAGCCCGACGGCGTTCATCACGACGGCGTGGCACCGATAGCGAAGTGGCGGCTGTAGTGCTGCGCGCGCCCTGAGGAACCTCGGTAGAGTGGCTGGCGGACCTGCCAATTGCTGGCGGTACGGACCACCTGCGGGGTGGCGGGACGGTCGAGCATGCCGGGCTCGGCCTCCAGTCCGCAGAATGCGACCAATGCGTCGACCGTTGCGGCCGGGTCGGCCACCAGCCGGTCGTAATCGAGCTCGAAGATGTCGCCGGGATAGGCGGCGCGCCAATGGTCCATCAATCGCTGGTGCTCGCGGTCGTAGTGGACGATGTCCTCGAGAGCCGTAGCGTAGGCAAGTTCGGGGGCGGCGTGCAGGAAATAGACCGACAGGCAATTGTCGAGCGTCGCGCGCGTCGTGTGCACGATCCGCGCGTCGGGCATCAGCGTCTTGATCAGGCCGATGTGCAGGAAATTGTCGGGGCGCTTGTCGGTCAGGACGGTACCCGCCGGATGGCGACCGCCGACCTTGGCGAGATACTCGTCGCGCAACATGGCCAACTCTTCGCCGGAAACGCTCGCCACCGATTCCGGATAGGGCACGAGATGCTCGAGGACGAGCGTCGGCAATGCCCCGAGCTCGCCGCCGGCAACGACCCTGCTGTGGCGCGCGAGGATCTGCTCGGTCAGCGTCGAGCCGGAGCGGAACATCCCGCAGATGAAGATCGGCGACTGGGCACCGGCCTCACCGACGGGCCGATCGACCTTGGCGGGAAAGACCTCGATCAGCCGGTCGACGAGCCGTGCCTGGGCCTCCCGGTCGTAGCGCAGCCCGGCATTGGCAGCGAATTCGCGACTGGCGCGGTTGGCGACCTGGTAGGCGCCAAACGCCGCGTCGTAGTCGCCGACCCGGTCGAGGGCGGCACCGAGGGCAAAGCCGAGATCGGCGCGGTCGACAAGGTTGGCATCGGGCCGCGAGAGAGCGTCGCGCAGCCGCCCCAGCAAGGCGTCATCGGAGCCTTTGATCGTGGCGAGCCCGGCCAGCCGGGCGAGCGCGAGCGGCAACTCGGGCTCGAGCGCAAGGGCATGCTCGTAGGCCTGGTGTGCCGGCTCCCGCTCGCCGTAATCCTCGTGCAGATTGCCGAGGTTGAGGAGCGCGGGGACATAATCTGGATCGATCGCCAGCGCCGCTTCGAGTTCAGCGCGTGCCGCGTCGCTACGCCCGAGATCATCGGAGAAGATCACGCCGCGCTGGAGATGTACCTCCTCCGGTCCGCTGATGCCGAGGTCGAGCGCGCGCTGATACGACGCCAACGCGGCCTCGGGCTGGCGCGCCCGGCGCTGCGAAATGGCGAGATTGAACCAGCTGTCGGGCAGGTTCGGTTCGCGCGCGAGCAGCTTTTCGTAAGCGGCTATCGTCTCGGCCACGAATCCGGCCCGGAACAGGCCGGAGGCGTTGCCGAGCAACGCCTGGACTTCAGGGGTCATGGTTTAGTGGCCTCTGGCGCGCCCGGCATCGCGCCGACGAGCAATTGGGGGTCGATCTTCACGTCGTGCCAGGTCATGCCCCAATGGAGGTGCGGCCCGGTCGAACGGCCTGTCGTGCCGATCGCGCCGATGGTCTGGCCGCGCTTGACCTGCTCGCCGATGACGACGTCGACCCGCGACAGGTGCAGGAATGCCGAGCCGAGGCCGTGGCCGTGGTCGATCATGACGAGGTTGCCCTCGAGGCTGAACAGCTGCCCGGCCTGGCGCACGATGCCGTCGGCCGGGGCGACGATCGGCGTGCCCGCGGGTGCCGCGATGTCGACGCCGTAATGCGGGCTGCTCGGCACACCGCCGAGGATACGCTGCGAGCCGTAAACGCCGCTGATCCGGCCCTGTGCGGGCCATTCGAAGGCCTGGGTCCAGCCGGTTTCGCTGGTCTCGCCGGTGCGAGCGCCGGTGATCATGGCGAGTTCGGGCGCGCGCATCGCTTCGTATTCGGGGCTGGGGCCGGTGGTGGGGCGGTGCAGGCTCGGGATCGACTCGACCTGGTAGGTGCGTTTCTCGACGTCGACGGTGCGGGTCACGGCGCGACCATCGGCGAGCGTCGCGGTCAGGATTGCCGACGCGGGGGCATCACGCCCGAAGCCGACGACGAAGCGCCCGTCACCCGCGAGGCGGACCGGCACGTCCCCCAGCCTGAGCACGGACGTTCCCGGCGGCGCGATCCCGAACAGCAGGCCGCCCTGCTCCGCATGCCCGGCC containing:
- a CDS encoding sulfotransferase; this encodes MTPEVQALLGNASGLFRAGFVAETIAAYEKLLAREPNLPDSWFNLAISQRRARQPEAALASYQRALDLGISGPEEVHLQRGVIFSDDLGRSDAARAELEAALAIDPDYVPALLNLGNLHEDYGEREPAHQAYEHALALEPELPLALARLAGLATIKGSDDALLGRLRDALSRPDANLVDRADLGFALGAALDRVGDYDAAFGAYQVANRASREFAANAGLRYDREAQARLVDRLIEVFPAKVDRPVGEAGAQSPIFICGMFRSGSTLTEQILARHSRVVAGGELGALPTLVLEHLVPYPESVASVSGEELAMLRDEYLAKVGGRHPAGTVLTDKRPDNFLHIGLIKTLMPDARIVHTTRATLDNCLSVYFLHAAPELAYATALEDIVHYDREHQRLMDHWRAAYPGDIFELDYDRLVADPAATVDALVAFCGLEAEPGMLDRPATPQVVRTASNWQVRQPLYRGSSGRAQHYSRHFAIGATPS
- a CDS encoding M23 family metallopeptidase, whose translation is MTQSIAGILLALLVGCAKPVPAGEISLAGHAEQGGLLFGIAPPGTSVLRLGDVPVRLAGDGRFVVGFGRDAPASAILTATLADGRAVTRTVDVEKRTYQVESIPSLHRPTTGPSPEYEAMRAPELAMITGARTGETSETGWTQAFEWPAQGRISGVYGSQRILGGVPSSPHYGVDIAAPAGTPIVAPADGIVRQAGQLFSLEGNLVMIDHGHGLGSAFLHLSRVDVVIGEQVKRGQTIGAIGTTGRSTGPHLHWGMTWHDVKIDPQLLVGAMPGAPEATKP